From a region of the Mesomycoplasma ovipneumoniae ATCC 29419 genome:
- the lepA gene encoding translation elongation factor 4, whose translation MENTKIRNFAIIAHIDHGKSTLADRILEFTNTVSKRELKDQHLDSMDLEKERGITIKLNAVQIRYNSYIFHLIDTPGHVDFTYEVSRSLAATEGALLLVDASQGIQAQTLANVYLALENNLEIIPIINKIDLPSANVEKVKQEIESTIGISAQNAILISAKNGIGIENVLEAIVKYIPPPKYSSEKDPLKALVFDSYFDIYRGVVIFVRVVTGKISVGNTFKFMANNLKFSVIELGISNPNQVKKNELVAGEVGWIAASIRNAKDVNVGDTITLVENPADSPLPGYKKMVPVMYTGFYPIDSQQYNLLKDSLEKISLSDSSIIYEPESSKALGFGFRIGFLGLLHMEILQERLEREFNVGIIATAPSVEFEITRTNGEIQKISNPSLFPEPNFISEIREPFILAKIFLPDEFLGAIMGLCQDRRGIYVDLEYIDDFRRRLIYKLPLVEVIFDFFDRLKSLSKGYASFEYELIGLQPSKLVKLDILLNGQKIDALSMIVHKDFSYPKARDLTQKLKEIIPRHSFEVPVQAVIGSKVIARETIKAYRKDVTAKLYGGDVTRRKKLLEKQKAGKKRMKSFGVVDVPQEAFLAILKTNINEK comes from the coding sequence ATGGAAAATACAAAAATTCGCAATTTTGCAATAATTGCCCATATTGACCACGGAAAATCCACTCTAGCTGACCGAATTCTTGAGTTTACAAACACAGTTTCAAAGCGTGAATTAAAAGATCAGCATCTTGATTCGATGGACCTTGAAAAAGAGCGAGGGATCACAATCAAACTAAATGCTGTTCAAATACGTTATAATTCTTATATTTTTCACCTAATTGACACCCCAGGACATGTCGATTTTACTTATGAAGTTTCCAGGTCACTTGCTGCAACCGAAGGTGCACTGCTTTTAGTTGATGCAAGTCAAGGAATTCAAGCCCAAACTTTAGCCAATGTTTATTTAGCCCTTGAGAATAATTTAGAAATAATTCCAATTATCAATAAAATTGACTTGCCTTCGGCAAATGTTGAAAAAGTTAAGCAAGAAATTGAGTCAACAATTGGAATTTCAGCACAAAATGCAATTCTCATTTCAGCAAAAAACGGCATTGGGATTGAAAATGTCCTCGAGGCAATTGTAAAATATATCCCGCCTCCTAAATATTCAAGCGAAAAAGATCCTTTAAAAGCTTTGGTTTTTGATTCTTATTTTGATATTTATCGTGGTGTTGTAATTTTTGTTCGGGTTGTAACTGGAAAAATTAGTGTTGGAAATACTTTTAAATTTATGGCAAATAATTTAAAATTTTCCGTAATTGAACTAGGAATTTCTAATCCAAATCAGGTCAAAAAAAATGAACTAGTTGCTGGCGAAGTTGGTTGAATTGCCGCCTCAATCCGTAATGCAAAAGATGTAAATGTTGGTGATACAATAACTTTGGTCGAAAATCCGGCCGACTCGCCGCTTCCTGGTTATAAAAAAATGGTGCCGGTGATGTATACAGGATTTTATCCTATTGATTCACAACAATATAACCTTTTAAAAGACTCGCTTGAAAAAATTTCGCTTTCAGATTCATCAATAATTTATGAGCCAGAGTCATCAAAAGCGCTTGGTTTTGGTTTTCGCATCGGGTTTTTAGGCCTTTTACATATGGAAATTTTGCAAGAACGGCTTGAAAGAGAATTTAATGTCGGCATTATTGCAACCGCACCTTCGGTAGAATTTGAAATAACTCGCACTAACGGTGAAATTCAAAAAATTTCCAATCCAAGTTTGTTTCCTGAACCTAATTTTATTAGTGAAATTAGGGAACCTTTTATTTTAGCGAAAATTTTTCTTCCTGATGAATTTTTAGGGGCAATTATGGGACTTTGTCAAGATCGCCGTGGAATTTACGTTGATCTTGAATATATTGATGATTTTCGTCGCCGTTTAATTTATAAATTACCTTTAGTTGAAGTGATTTTTGACTTTTTTGATCGTCTAAAATCACTTTCAAAAGGATATGCTTCCTTTGAATATGAGCTAATTGGATTGCAACCTTCAAAATTAGTTAAGTTAGATATTTTACTTAATGGTCAAAAAATTGATGCCCTTTCAATGATAGTTCATAAAGATTTTTCTTATCCAAAAGCGCGTGATTTAACGCAAAAATTAAAGGAAATAATTCCAAGACATTCATTTGAGGTGCCAGTTCAGGCAGTTATTGGTTCAAAAGTTATTGCCCGTGAAACAATTAAGGCTTATCGTAAAGATGTTACTGCCAAATTATATGGTGGTGATGTTACAAGAAGAAAAAAACTTTTAGAAAAGCAAAAGGCCGGAAAAAAACGAATGAAATCATTCGGAGTTGTCGATGTTCCTCAAGAAGCATTTTTAGCAATTTTAAAAACTAACATTAACGAAAAATAG
- the dnaK gene encoding molecular chaperone DnaK, which produces MAKEIILGIDLGTTNSVVAIIENQKPVVLENPNGKRTTPSVVAFKNGEEIVGDAAKRQLETNPEAIASVKRLMGSDKTVRANQRDYKPEEISAKILAYLKEYAEKKIGHKVSKAVITVPAYFDNAQREATKNAGKIAGLEVERIINEPTAAALAFGLDKTEKEMKVLVYDLGGGTFDVSVLELSNGTFEVLSTSGDNHLGGDDWDNQIVEWMVKRIKEEYDFDAKSDKMALTRLKEEAEKTKINLSNQSVSTISLPFLGLGKNGPINVELELKRSDFEKMTAHLIDRTRKPIVDALKQAKIEASELDEVLLVGGSTRMPAVQTMIEHTLNKKPNRSINPDEVVAIGAAIQGGVLAGEISDVLLLDVTPLTLGIETLGGVSTPLIPRNTTIPVTKSQIFSTAEDNQTEVTISVVQGERQLAADNKMLGRFNLSGIEPAPRGLPQIEVSFSIDVNGITTVSAKDKKTGKEQTITIKNTSTLSEEEINRMIQEAEENREADAIKKDKIETTVRAEGLINQLEKSITDQGEKIDPKQKELLEKQIQELKDLLKEEKIDELKTKLDQIEQAAQAFAQASAQQANSASETDSDSNTIDAEIKQN; this is translated from the coding sequence ATGGCAAAAGAAATAATTTTAGGTATTGACTTAGGAACAACAAACTCAGTTGTTGCAATTATCGAAAATCAAAAACCTGTTGTTCTTGAAAATCCTAACGGAAAAAGAACAACTCCTTCTGTTGTTGCCTTCAAAAATGGTGAGGAAATTGTTGGTGATGCTGCAAAACGTCAACTAGAAACTAACCCTGAAGCAATCGCATCTGTTAAAAGATTAATGGGTAGCGATAAAACTGTTCGTGCTAACCAAAGAGACTACAAACCTGAAGAAATTTCAGCAAAAATTCTTGCATATTTAAAAGAATATGCTGAAAAAAAGATTGGTCACAAAGTTTCAAAAGCTGTTATCACAGTTCCTGCTTATTTTGATAATGCTCAACGTGAAGCGACAAAAAATGCCGGAAAAATCGCAGGATTAGAAGTTGAAAGAATAATTAACGAACCAACAGCAGCCGCACTTGCATTTGGACTTGACAAAACAGAAAAAGAAATGAAAGTGCTTGTTTATGACTTAGGTGGTGGAACTTTTGACGTTTCAGTTCTTGAATTATCTAACGGAACTTTTGAAGTTTTATCAACAAGTGGTGATAACCATTTAGGTGGTGATGACTGAGATAATCAAATTGTTGAATGAATGGTTAAAAGAATTAAAGAAGAGTACGATTTTGATGCAAAAAGCGACAAAATGGCACTTACTCGTCTAAAAGAAGAAGCTGAAAAAACCAAAATTAACCTATCAAATCAAAGTGTTTCAACAATTTCCTTACCATTTTTAGGTCTAGGAAAAAATGGTCCAATTAACGTTGAACTTGAACTAAAAAGATCAGACTTTGAAAAAATGACAGCTCACCTAATTGACCGAACAAGAAAACCAATCGTTGATGCCTTAAAACAGGCTAAAATTGAAGCAAGTGAGCTTGACGAGGTTCTTCTTGTTGGTGGATCAACACGTATGCCAGCTGTTCAGACAATGATTGAACACACTTTAAATAAAAAGCCAAATCGTTCAATAAATCCTGATGAAGTTGTTGCAATTGGAGCTGCAATCCAAGGTGGAGTTCTTGCTGGTGAAATTAGTGATGTTTTATTATTGGACGTTACTCCTTTAACTTTAGGAATTGAAACCTTAGGTGGAGTTTCAACCCCATTAATTCCAAGAAATACAACAATTCCGGTAACAAAATCACAAATTTTCTCAACAGCTGAAGACAATCAAACCGAAGTTACAATTTCTGTAGTTCAAGGTGAAAGACAACTTGCTGCTGATAATAAAATGTTAGGACGCTTTAATCTTTCAGGAATCGAGCCTGCTCCTCGTGGTCTTCCACAAATTGAAGTTAGTTTTTCAATTGACGTTAACGGTATTACAACTGTTTCGGCAAAAGATAAAAAAACTGGAAAAGAACAAACAATTACAATTAAAAATACTTCAACTTTATCTGAAGAAGAAATTAACAGAATGATTCAAGAAGCCGAAGAAAATCGTGAAGCTGATGCAATCAAAAAAGATAAAATTGAAACAACAGTTCGTGCCGAAGGTCTTATTAATCAACTTGAAAAATCAATAACTGATCAAGGTGAAAAAATTGATCCTAAACAAAAAGAACTTCTTGAAAAACAAATTCAAGAACTCAAAGATCTTTTAAAAGAAGAAAAAATTGACGAACTAAAAACAAAATTAGACCAAATTGAGCAAGCAGCCCAAGCTTTTGCCCAAGCAAGCGCTCAACAAGCTAACAGTGCAAGTGAAACTGATTCAGATTCAAACACAATTGATGCTGAAATCAAACAAAATTAA
- a CDS encoding DnaJ C-terminal domain-containing protein — protein sequence MAKQDYYKTLGIDKNATLSDIKKAYRNLVNIYHPDKNTKKSAEEQKQAEEKFKEIQEAYEILSDDSKRSQYDRYGHSAFDQQAGGGFSGFGGFDFADIFSSFTSGFGFGGSRRSQKYSGPLKGENLTARIYISFIESILGTKVSQKLTKYSQCDQCKGTGANSDSDIKTCSNCHGQGVQTEVINIPGFGRMQNQTTCSVCSGSGKTVTKSCKKCRGKTIIETKEEIEISIPAGIRDGMFIRVAGFGGPGHKGGPSGDLNIEINVRPHKYFSRSGNDIHVEMPVSIVDIINENKVEVPSPTGMKSLQLYSHYKSGQTVIIARAGAPDPQNQRIIGDLRVKLVFYVPEFNSRQKNELNQVFSQIKDKVKAKWLKEFQ from the coding sequence ATGGCAAAACAAGATTACTATAAAACTTTAGGAATTGACAAAAACGCAACATTATCTGATATTAAAAAAGCCTATCGAAACTTAGTTAATATTTACCACCCTGATAAAAACACAAAAAAATCTGCTGAAGAACAAAAACAGGCCGAAGAAAAATTCAAAGAAATTCAAGAAGCTTACGAAATTCTTTCTGATGATTCAAAAAGAAGTCAGTATGACCGTTATGGCCATTCTGCATTTGATCAACAAGCCGGCGGTGGTTTTTCTGGATTTGGCGGTTTTGATTTTGCTGATATTTTTTCAAGTTTTACTTCGGGTTTTGGCTTTGGCGGCTCAAGGCGAAGCCAAAAATATAGCGGCCCTTTAAAAGGTGAAAATTTAACCGCCCGAATTTATATTAGCTTTATTGAGTCAATTTTAGGAACAAAAGTCAGCCAAAAGCTCACTAAATATTCTCAGTGTGACCAGTGTAAAGGTACAGGTGCAAATTCTGATTCAGACATAAAAACTTGCTCCAACTGTCATGGACAAGGTGTTCAAACCGAAGTTATTAACATTCCCGGATTTGGCCGTATGCAAAACCAAACAACTTGCTCGGTGTGTTCAGGTAGTGGAAAAACTGTTACAAAAAGTTGCAAAAAGTGCCGTGGAAAAACAATAATTGAAACCAAAGAAGAAATCGAAATTTCAATTCCCGCCGGAATTAGAGACGGAATGTTCATTCGGGTTGCAGGATTTGGTGGCCCTGGTCATAAAGGTGGACCTTCTGGGGATCTAAATATTGAAATTAATGTCCGCCCGCACAAATACTTTTCAAGATCAGGGAATGACATTCATGTAGAGATGCCAGTTTCGATAGTTGATATTATTAATGAAAATAAAGTTGAGGTTCCTAGTCCAACTGGAATGAAAAGTTTACAGCTTTATAGTCATTATAAATCAGGTCAGACGGTAATTATTGCCCGAGCAGGTGCGCCTGATCCCCAAAATCAACGAATAATCGGTGATTTACGGGTAAAATTAGTTTTTTATGTTCCTGAATTTAACAGTCGACAAAAAAACGAACTCAACCAAGTTTTTAGCCAAATAAAAGATAAAGTCAAAGCAAAATGGCTAAAAGAGTTTCAATAA
- a CDS encoding GIY-YIG nuclease family protein, with translation MENFDQLIKSTNLPKKTGVYRFYDENSSLLYVGKAKNLHSRVNQYAKGSTNSYKTFLLIQKIRKIEYDIVANEKEALILEKEYISKYQPIYNIKLKDDSGYPYIKLELIKQLKITLVYKVPRRKNDPNVFFYGPFPSKKYAFALKKFLESQALYEKGEKASNQDVEFFRQKFLFCKNLLQKRNEIALLEEKLEAAKQNFHFELAQEYFDAISGLKNARSQEQNIDLNNAENLDFLCFSSLDSDSLVVSFAFYRNGIFLSNKHFYLEIVLNTFETLVNFLNSYYKNHISPDKLIVDFSLDKYLDFFDSKIKLKIAKSKQYKQILDNLKENHFDFIASQAKNQNKVQNFEILELIKQNLKIKSANKIMAIDNSFLTFVQNVEKTAQKTEKNFPTTGIIFYIDGSYEPSYSRFFNFSGSKKGDTNYMKQGFEKYFKIKNSLKPDVILVDGASNQVNVIASVLKNIGIQAPIFGLVKNKKHKTSHIIDQKGKIVKLDQKVFNFFQNVQEKVDMFVKSKMKKNTLKSLLHE, from the coding sequence ATGGAAAATTTTGACCAACTAATTAAGAGTACAAATCTGCCTAAAAAAACAGGTGTTTACCGTTTTTATGATGAAAATAGTTCACTTTTATACGTTGGCAAAGCAAAAAATTTGCACTCAAGAGTCAATCAATATGCAAAAGGGTCAACAAATTCTTATAAAACTTTCTTGCTAATACAAAAAATTAGAAAAATTGAATATGACATTGTTGCTAACGAAAAAGAAGCACTAATCCTTGAAAAAGAATATATTAGCAAATATCAGCCAATTTATAATATCAAACTAAAAGATGACTCTGGATATCCTTATATAAAATTAGAATTAATTAAGCAATTAAAAATTACGCTCGTTTATAAAGTTCCTAGAAGGAAAAATGATCCAAATGTCTTTTTTTATGGCCCTTTTCCAAGTAAAAAATACGCTTTTGCCTTAAAAAAGTTTCTTGAAAGCCAAGCCTTATATGAAAAAGGTGAAAAAGCCTCTAATCAAGATGTAGAATTTTTTCGACAAAAGTTCCTTTTTTGCAAAAATTTACTGCAAAAAAGGAACGAAATCGCACTTCTTGAGGAAAAATTAGAAGCTGCTAAGCAAAATTTTCACTTTGAACTGGCCCAAGAATATTTTGATGCTATCAGTGGACTTAAAAATGCAAGAAGTCAAGAGCAAAATATTGACCTAAATAACGCAGAAAATCTTGATTTTCTTTGTTTTTCTAGTCTTGATTCTGACTCTTTGGTTGTCAGTTTTGCCTTTTACCGAAACGGTATTTTTTTATCAAACAAGCATTTTTATCTCGAAATTGTTCTAAATACTTTTGAGACTTTAGTTAATTTTTTAAATTCATACTATAAAAATCATATTTCGCCTGACAAATTAATAGTTGATTTTAGCCTTGATAAATATTTGGATTTTTTTGACAGCAAAATTAAGCTAAAAATTGCAAAAAGTAAACAATATAAGCAAATTTTGGACAATTTAAAGGAAAATCACTTTGATTTTATCGCTAGTCAAGCTAAAAATCAAAATAAAGTCCAAAATTTTGAAATTTTGGAATTAATTAAGCAAAATCTGAAAATAAAAAGTGCCAACAAAATAATGGCAATAGACAATTCTTTTTTAACTTTTGTACAAAATGTTGAAAAAACTGCCCAAAAAACAGAAAAAAATTTCCCAACAACAGGAATTATTTTCTACATCGATGGATCATATGAGCCTAGTTATAGTCGTTTTTTTAATTTTTCCGGGTCTAAAAAGGGCGACACGAACTATATGAAACAAGGGTTTGAAAAATACTTTAAAATTAAAAACTCGCTTAAACCCGATGTAATTTTGGTTGACGGCGCAAGTAATCAAGTCAACGTGATTGCAAGTGTTCTAAAAAATATCGGAATTCAGGCACCTATTTTTGGACTTGTTAAAAATAAAAAGCACAAAACTAGCCATATAATTGACCAAAAAGGAAAAATTGTAAAACTTGACCAAAAAGTTTTTAATTTTTTTCAAAATGTACAAGAAAAAGTTGATATGTTTGTAAAATCAAAAATGAAAAAAAATACACTAAAAAGTCTATTGCATGAATAA
- a CDS encoding MSC_0882 family membrane protein, translated as MKKRQNFNNSNYHKRPSFTNSAYRESRYYKNVQNRPNVQEDFDDSDEYFAQKNHYRPEYRSPQNYSNHLIEENYYQAMEQKTLQQEANAFISKEVRKIFGLELIFLPLKALFWLLAFLAILTVSLLWVYEYIPSWNYEQKYLPLLIIPGIIGAIIIFLFVKTMLDYRAIKKSVEYFRSQLRNNSHRLEMPPMIPWLVKKLNQKEVNAIWLAAFSLLGTAILGLVYWITLKYYPEKNIQFSTEFIISMVSTGGFFILMLVYDLTLRRRLSNIEAIFGHVYRKNINIESIRFRRHMLWAIFTIVIFLILRKIAKRKKIIT; from the coding sequence ATGAAAAAAAGACAGAACTTTAATAACAGCAACTACCATAAACGACCTAGTTTTACAAATTCAGCCTACCGTGAGTCAAGGTACTATAAAAACGTGCAAAATCGTCCTAATGTTCAAGAAGATTTTGATGATTCAGATGAATATTTTGCCCAAAAAAATCATTACCGACCAGAATATAGAAGTCCGCAAAATTATTCAAACCATTTAATCGAAGAAAATTATTATCAGGCAATGGAACAAAAAACTCTTCAACAAGAGGCAAATGCTTTTATTTCAAAAGAAGTGAGAAAAATTTTTGGGCTTGAATTAATTTTTTTACCACTAAAGGCACTTTTTTGATTGCTAGCTTTTTTAGCAATACTAACTGTTTCATTGCTTTGAGTTTATGAGTATATTCCAAGTTGAAATTATGAGCAAAAATATTTACCACTTTTGATAATTCCGGGAATTATCGGTGCAATTATAATATTTTTATTTGTAAAAACCATGCTAGACTACCGAGCAATTAAAAAATCAGTTGAATATTTCCGCTCACAGCTTCGAAATAATTCTCACAGACTTGAAATGCCGCCAATGATTCCTTGATTAGTTAAAAAATTGAATCAAAAAGAGGTAAATGCAATTTGATTGGCTGCTTTTAGTTTGCTTGGAACAGCAATTTTAGGTTTAGTTTATTGAATTACTTTAAAATATTATCCAGAAAAAAATATTCAATTTTCAACCGAATTTATTATAAGCATGGTCTCAACTGGCGGATTTTTTATTTTAATGCTTGTTTATGACTTAACGCTTCGTCGGCGTTTATCAAATATTGAAGCAATTTTTGGGCATGTTTACCGTAAAAATATTAATATTGAATCAATCCGCTTTCGTCGTCACATGCTTTGAGCAATTTTTACAATAGTTATTTTCCTAATTTTAAGAAAAATTGCAAAACGTAAAAAGATAATTACTTAA
- the cmk gene encoding (d)CMP kinase produces MSFKKINIAIDGPSGVGKSSIAKQIALKFNYLFINTGALYRAVALFCQNHKINAEKESQVTKKWDPNVLLLDAKGDVWLENQNVTELLRDDLISKNAAIIAQYGKIRADITQLLHDFQRNNKGIVVEGRDTTYNIMPDADLKIFLWGDAQTRAKRRLKQNACLNLETNFPEVLKSIERRDYLDMSRKINPLKKTIDSIFIDTTNFNQDEIVEQISKLVLRKISQLEN; encoded by the coding sequence ATGTCTTTTAAAAAAATAAATATTGCAATTGACGGACCTTCAGGGGTTGGAAAATCTAGTATTGCCAAGCAAATAGCACTAAAATTTAACTATTTATTTATAAATACAGGTGCACTTTATCGTGCGGTTGCCTTATTTTGCCAAAATCACAAAATTAATGCTGAAAAAGAAAGTCAAGTCACAAAAAAATGAGATCCTAATGTTTTGTTACTTGATGCAAAAGGTGATGTTTGGCTTGAAAATCAAAATGTAACTGAATTGCTACGTGATGATTTAATTTCAAAAAATGCGGCAATAATTGCTCAGTATGGCAAAATTCGCGCTGATATCACCCAGCTTTTACACGATTTTCAAAGAAATAACAAAGGAATTGTCGTTGAAGGTCGCGATACAACTTATAATATTATGCCAGATGCAGATTTAAAAATTTTTCTTTGAGGCGATGCCCAAACGCGCGCAAAAAGGCGCTTAAAGCAAAATGCTTGTTTAAATTTGGAAACAAATTTTCCTGAAGTTCTAAAATCAATCGAGCGTCGGGACTATCTTGATATGTCACGGAAAATAAATCCACTAAAAAAAACGATTGATTCAATTTTTATTGACACAACCAATTTTAATCAAGATGAAATTGTCGAGCAAATTTCTAAATTAGTCCTGAGAAAAATTTCGCAACTGGAAAATTAA
- the der gene encoding ribosome biogenesis GTPase Der codes for MKNLVALVGKANVGKSTLFNRIVGKKISITDPTPGVTRDRIYENARWNSKDFILIDTGGIQIETKNFQELIRIQLQIAIEEAQILIWVLDGTAGIDSEDHFVLNLLRKSQKKIILVANKLDNSKNFDPSIYELGFEKIFGISALHGQGVGDLLDFLVGNFEKTAKNQQSFFKLAIIGRPNAGKSSLLNRILGQNRSIISDIPGTTRDSISGLWKLEGQTFEIIDTAGIKKKSKLVESVDFYALIRAFRSLDDADLSLILIDATQDIHHFDLRIAGYAWERNKPIIIVINKWDLIEKNTLTQQQFVKKIREKFKFLDWAPIVFISAKTGEKIHKLAEQIFETKKNLSKKIPTNHLNQFLMEIQLIQPHPNVNGKKVFFNFISQISAKIPSFVFFVTDKNLVHFSYQRYIDNQIRKYFDFFGCPIKIIYKNIKKSGKIS; via the coding sequence ATGAAAAACTTAGTCGCCCTTGTTGGCAAAGCAAATGTCGGAAAATCAACACTTTTTAATCGAATAGTTGGAAAAAAAATTTCAATTACCGATCCAACCCCAGGTGTTACAAGAGACCGAATTTACGAAAATGCGCGCTGAAATAGCAAGGATTTTATCTTAATTGACACAGGTGGAATTCAAATTGAAACCAAAAATTTTCAAGAACTAATCAGAATTCAGCTTCAAATCGCAATTGAAGAGGCCCAAATTTTAATTTGAGTTCTTGATGGAACAGCCGGAATTGATTCTGAAGATCATTTTGTCCTGAATTTATTGCGAAAATCGCAAAAAAAGATAATTTTAGTGGCAAATAAACTTGATAATTCCAAAAATTTTGATCCAAGTATTTATGAACTTGGATTTGAAAAAATTTTTGGAATTTCAGCCCTGCACGGCCAAGGTGTTGGTGATTTACTTGATTTTTTAGTTGGTAATTTTGAAAAAACTGCTAAAAACCAGCAATCTTTTTTTAAATTAGCAATCATTGGCAGACCTAATGCTGGAAAGTCTAGCCTTTTAAATCGAATTTTAGGTCAAAATCGTTCAATAATTTCTGACATTCCCGGGACTACGCGTGATTCGATTTCGGGACTGTGAAAATTAGAAGGCCAGACTTTTGAAATAATTGACACTGCCGGAATCAAAAAAAAATCTAAACTAGTAGAATCTGTTGATTTTTACGCGCTTATACGTGCTTTTCGGTCTTTGGATGATGCTGATTTGAGTTTGATTTTAATCGATGCTACCCAAGATATTCATCATTTTGACCTTAGAATTGCTGGATATGCCTGAGAAAGAAACAAACCGATTATAATTGTTATTAATAAATGAGACTTGATCGAGAAAAATACCTTAACTCAACAGCAATTTGTTAAAAAAATACGTGAAAAATTTAAATTTCTCGATTGAGCCCCAATAGTTTTTATTTCAGCAAAAACCGGTGAAAAAATTCACAAACTTGCTGAACAGATTTTTGAAACTAAAAAAAATTTGTCAAAAAAAATACCAACAAACCACTTAAATCAATTTTTAATGGAAATTCAGCTAATTCAACCCCACCCGAATGTCAATGGGAAAAAGGTATTTTTTAATTTTATTAGCCAAATTAGCGCTAAAATTCCGAGTTTTGTTTTTTTTGTAACTGACAAAAATTTGGTTCATTTTTCATACCAGCGCTATATTGATAACCAAATTCGAAAATATTTTGATTTTTTTGGCTGTCCAATAAAAATTATTTATAAAAATATAAAAAAAAGTGGTAAAATAAGTTAA
- a CDS encoding HU family DNA-binding protein gives MNKKELIEQIATETNLPVKNVELVLNQFFGITADVVKKQGKLVINSFGTFQGVFKPASSSFNPLTKSQITVEAKTTIRFKPSKVLKDYIA, from the coding sequence ATGAACAAAAAAGAACTAATCGAACAAATTGCTACCGAAACAAATTTGCCTGTTAAAAATGTTGAGCTTGTTTTAAATCAATTTTTTGGAATAACAGCTGATGTTGTAAAAAAACAAGGCAAATTGGTTATAAATTCTTTTGGAACATTCCAAGGAGTTTTTAAACCTGCCTCTTCATCTTTTAATCCGCTCACCAAAAGTCAGATTACAGTCGAAGCTAAAACAACAATAAGATTCAAACCTTCAAAAGTTTTAAAAGATTATATTGCCTAA